From the genome of Mesorhizobium japonicum MAFF 303099, one region includes:
- a CDS encoding CCA tRNA nucleotidyltransferase — protein MSVSISGRANWLADKHLQRLLAALAEGSEEARIAGGAVRNTLMGQPVADVDIATTCLPQEIIRRAEAEGFKPVPTGIEHGTVTVVAGGKPYEITTLRADVETDGRRAKVSFGRDWKLDAERRDFTINALYAEADGRVVDLVGGIADIEARRLRFIGDAEARIREDYLRILRFFRFFAWYGEGRPDAEGLKACARLKEGLAQLSAERIWAELKKLLSASDPSRALLWMRQAGVLSAALPESEKWGIDAIHGLTKAEKDLGWAADPMLRLEAIVPPDAARMKTLAERLRFSTAESDRLRHWALATAVEPKVTEAELAKRLYRGDRQGLVDRLRLSLAGARVRAVEDNNALLEAGGFSRLLAFALKWEKPVFPLKGADLTALGATPGPKLGEILNNLETEWIEAGFAPDRGALLERAAKALET, from the coding sequence GTGAGTGTTTCGATCTCGGGCAGGGCCAACTGGCTAGCCGACAAGCATTTGCAGCGCCTGCTTGCCGCCCTGGCTGAAGGCAGCGAGGAGGCGCGTATCGCTGGTGGCGCCGTGCGCAACACGCTGATGGGCCAGCCGGTCGCCGATGTCGACATCGCCACCACCTGTTTGCCGCAAGAAATCATCCGCCGTGCCGAGGCGGAGGGTTTCAAGCCAGTGCCAACCGGCATCGAGCACGGCACCGTCACGGTGGTCGCCGGCGGCAAACCCTATGAAATCACCACCTTGCGCGCCGATGTCGAGACCGACGGCCGCCGCGCCAAAGTGTCGTTCGGGCGCGATTGGAAACTCGATGCGGAGCGGCGCGACTTCACCATCAACGCGCTCTATGCCGAGGCCGATGGCAGGGTCGTCGACCTGGTCGGCGGCATCGCCGATATCGAGGCGCGGCGGCTGCGCTTCATCGGTGATGCCGAGGCACGCATCCGCGAGGATTATCTGCGCATCCTGCGCTTCTTCCGCTTCTTCGCCTGGTATGGCGAAGGCCGGCCTGACGCCGAGGGGCTGAAGGCCTGCGCCCGGCTGAAGGAGGGCCTGGCGCAACTTTCGGCGGAGCGCATCTGGGCTGAGCTGAAGAAGCTGCTTTCGGCGTCTGATCCGTCGCGGGCGCTGCTGTGGATGCGGCAGGCCGGTGTGCTGTCCGCCGCGCTGCCGGAAAGCGAGAAATGGGGTATCGACGCCATCCACGGATTGACCAAGGCCGAGAAGGATCTGGGCTGGGCGGCGGATCCGATGCTGCGGCTGGAGGCCATCGTGCCGCCGGATGCCGCGCGCATGAAGACGCTCGCCGAGCGGCTGAGGTTTTCGACCGCGGAATCAGACCGTTTGCGCCACTGGGCACTGGCCACCGCCGTCGAGCCGAAGGTGACCGAGGCCGAACTGGCGAAAAGGCTCTATCGCGGCGACCGGCAAGGGCTTGTCGACCGGCTGCGGCTATCGCTTGCCGGAGCCAGGGTGCGCGCCGTCGAGGACAATAACGCATTGCTCGAAGCCGGCGGCTTTTCGCGCCTGCTGGCCTTCGCGCTCAAATGGGAAAAACCGGTGTTTCCGCTGAAAGGCGCCGATCTGACGGCGCTCGGCGCCACGCCGGGGCCGAAGCTGGGCGAAATCCTCAACAACCTCGAGACGGAATGGATCGAGGCGGGTTTTGCCCCCGATCGCGGCGCGCTGCTCGAACGCGCCGCGAAGGCGCTTGAAACTTAG
- a CDS encoding CoA pyrophosphatase → MDRVSLMPFSSADFRARFAAQPDAHAGDDYGDHRFNPGHPRLNQGKPLRNAAVLIPVIDHEGEATVLLTKRAEKLRNHSGQVAFPGGTIDATDASPEAAALRETFEEIGLDQHRIEIIGRMPDYVAGSGYRIAPVLGIVRPGFQLDLNADEVDAAFEVPLRFLMDPVNHKRDSRMWNDLEWFFYDMPYGDRRIWGVTAGIIRTLYERLYA, encoded by the coding sequence ATGGATCGCGTGTCACTGATGCCGTTTTCATCGGCGGATTTTCGCGCGCGCTTCGCCGCGCAGCCGGATGCGCATGCCGGCGACGACTATGGCGACCACCGCTTCAATCCGGGTCATCCGCGGCTGAACCAGGGCAAGCCGCTGCGCAATGCGGCGGTGCTGATCCCGGTGATCGATCACGAAGGCGAGGCGACGGTTCTCTTGACCAAGCGAGCCGAAAAGCTGCGCAACCATTCGGGGCAGGTGGCCTTTCCCGGCGGCACCATCGATGCGACCGATGCCAGCCCGGAGGCGGCGGCGCTGCGCGAAACCTTCGAGGAGATCGGCCTCGATCAGCACCGCATCGAGATCATCGGCCGCATGCCCGATTACGTCGCCGGCAGCGGCTATCGCATCGCGCCGGTGCTGGGCATCGTGAGGCCCGGCTTCCAGCTCGACTTGAATGCCGACGAGGTCGATGCCGCCTTCGAAGTGCCGTTGCGCTTCCTGATGGACCCGGTGAATCACAAGCGCGACAGCCGCATGTGGAACGATCTCGAATGGTTCTTCTACGACATGCCCTATGGCGACCGGCGCATCTGGGGCGTCACCGCCGGCATCATCCGCACGCTCTATGAAAGGCTCTATGCGTGA
- a CDS encoding DUF1285 domain-containing protein: protein MTEHDEHRQQSLTQATEARGLEALISRAARAGKGAAPVERWNPDFCGDLDMEIKADGTWFYLGTPIGRMPLVQLFSSVLRKDADGRTYLVTPVEKVGIRVADAPFIAVEMDVSGSGDEQIITFRTNVGDVVEAGPERPLRFVDENETGGLKPYVLVRGRLEALVGRPVMYELVGHGEEIEIGGEAMFAVRSKGAVFPIMPADQLKRLSA from the coding sequence ATGACGGAACACGACGAGCATCGCCAACAAAGCCTTACGCAGGCAACCGAGGCGCGCGGCCTGGAGGCGCTGATCTCGCGCGCGGCGCGTGCCGGCAAGGGCGCGGCGCCCGTCGAGCGCTGGAATCCCGACTTTTGCGGCGATCTCGACATGGAGATCAAGGCCGACGGCACCTGGTTCTATCTGGGCACGCCGATCGGCCGCATGCCGCTGGTGCAGCTTTTTTCCTCGGTGCTGCGCAAGGACGCGGATGGCAGGACCTATCTGGTGACGCCTGTGGAAAAGGTCGGCATCCGCGTCGCCGATGCGCCGTTCATCGCCGTCGAAATGGATGTTTCGGGCAGTGGCGACGAACAGATCATTACCTTCCGCACCAATGTCGGCGACGTGGTCGAGGCAGGGCCGGAACGGCCGCTGCGCTTCGTCGACGAGAACGAGACCGGCGGCCTGAAGCCTTATGTGCTGGTGCGCGGCAGGCTGGAAGCGCTGGTGGGGCGGCCTGTCATGTACGAACTGGTCGGGCATGGCGAGGAGATCGAGATCGGCGGCGAGGCGATGTTTGCCGTGCGCTCGAAGGGCGCCGTGTTTCCGATCATGCCGGCGGACCAGCTGAAGCGGCTGAGCGCATGA
- a CDS encoding AAA family ATPase: protein MSVMVKESPISETDMIAEAEKALADISRIRDGVGRVIFGQENVVERTLVALLAGGHALLVGVPGLAKTKLVETLGVVLGLDSRRIQFTPDLMPSDILGSEVMEQDEIGKRSFRFISGPIFAQLLMADEINRASPRTQSALLQAMQEYHVTIAGARYDLPAPFHVLATQNPLEQEGTYPLPEAQLDRFLMQVDILYPEIEAERRILLETTGIEDAKAQNVLQPARLKEIQTLIRRMPVPESVVEAILTLVRSARPGQGNAETDKHVAWGPGPRASQALMLCTRARALYDGRLAPSVDDVRALAEPVLQHRMALTFAARAEGTSVRDVVAKLVKGI from the coding sequence ATGAGCGTGATGGTCAAGGAAAGCCCGATCAGCGAAACGGACATGATCGCCGAGGCCGAAAAGGCGCTGGCCGACATTTCCAGGATCCGCGACGGGGTCGGCCGGGTGATCTTCGGCCAGGAGAACGTCGTCGAGCGCACGCTGGTGGCGCTGCTGGCCGGTGGCCATGCGCTGCTGGTCGGTGTTCCCGGCCTCGCCAAGACCAAGCTGGTCGAAACGCTGGGCGTCGTGCTCGGCCTCGATTCGCGCCGCATCCAGTTCACACCCGATTTGATGCCGTCGGACATCCTCGGCTCCGAGGTGATGGAGCAGGACGAGATCGGCAAGCGCTCCTTCCGCTTTATCTCCGGACCGATCTTCGCCCAGTTGCTGATGGCCGACGAGATCAACCGCGCCTCGCCGCGTACCCAGTCGGCGCTGCTGCAGGCCATGCAGGAATACCACGTCACCATCGCCGGCGCCCGCTATGACCTGCCAGCGCCCTTCCATGTGCTTGCGACGCAGAACCCGCTGGAGCAGGAAGGCACCTATCCGCTGCCCGAAGCCCAGCTCGACCGCTTCCTGATGCAGGTCGATATCCTCTACCCCGAAATCGAGGCCGAGCGCCGCATCCTCCTGGAAACCACAGGCATCGAGGATGCCAAGGCGCAGAACGTGCTGCAGCCGGCGCGGCTGAAGGAAATCCAGACGCTGATCCGCCGCATGCCGGTGCCCGAAAGCGTCGTCGAGGCGATCCTCACCCTGGTGCGCTCGGCGCGCCCGGGCCAAGGCAATGCCGAAACCGACAAGCATGTCGCCTGGGGCCCGGGCCCGCGCGCCAGCCAGGCGTTGATGCTGTGCACGAGGGCGCGTGCGCTCTATGACGGGCGGCTGGCGCCCTCGGTCGACGATGTGCGGGCACTGGCCGAGCCGGTGCTGCAGCACCGCATGGCGCTGACCTTCGCCGCCCGCGCCGAAGGCACCAGCGTGCGCGACGTGGTGGCGAAACTCGTGAAAGGGATTTGA
- a CDS encoding DUF58 domain-containing protein translates to MARIGEVQAPAATRDALARGRLRASLVPDLLVEARRIVNTVIAGWHGRRKRGIGENFWQFRPYVEGDSSRIDWRRSARDDHTYVRDREWEAAHTVWLWADPSPSMLYKSTGASVSKQSRALVLALAMAELLSRSGERIAWPGLTDPFTARNGAERIAAQLMHAGDLPAKPDLTDIRRFCDIVIASDFLDPVEETMEWLDVLARHGVRAHLIEVADPAEETFPYAGRTEFTDPETGEKLTAGRAEMLGDEYRLLYTARRQELAGWCRRLGWSFTVNHTDRLASDALVRLHMAMTADGGYAGSGRTGQPGKAVGA, encoded by the coding sequence ATGGCGCGTATCGGCGAGGTCCAGGCTCCGGCAGCGACGCGCGACGCGCTCGCCCGTGGCCGGTTGCGGGCTTCGCTTGTGCCGGACCTGCTGGTCGAGGCGCGCCGCATCGTCAACACCGTGATCGCCGGCTGGCATGGCCGCCGCAAACGCGGCATCGGCGAGAATTTCTGGCAGTTCCGGCCCTATGTCGAGGGCGATTCCTCGCGCATCGACTGGCGCCGCTCGGCGCGCGACGACCACACCTATGTGCGCGACCGCGAATGGGAAGCCGCCCATACGGTATGGTTGTGGGCCGACCCCTCGCCGTCCATGCTCTACAAATCGACCGGCGCCAGCGTCTCCAAGCAGTCGCGCGCACTGGTGCTGGCGCTGGCCATGGCCGAACTGCTGTCGCGCAGCGGCGAACGCATTGCCTGGCCGGGCCTGACCGATCCGTTCACCGCCCGCAACGGCGCCGAGCGCATCGCCGCCCAGCTGATGCATGCCGGCGACTTGCCGGCAAAGCCTGACCTCACGGACATCAGGCGCTTCTGCGACATCGTCATCGCCAGCGATTTCCTCGATCCGGTCGAGGAGACGATGGAATGGCTCGACGTCCTCGCCCGCCACGGCGTGCGCGCCCATCTGATCGAGGTTGCCGACCCGGCCGAGGAAACCTTCCCCTATGCCGGCCGCACCGAGTTCACCGACCCCGAGACCGGCGAAAAGCTGACCGCCGGACGTGCCGAAATGCTCGGCGACGAATACCGCCTGCTCTACACCGCCCGCCGCCAGGAGCTGGCCGGCTGGTGCAGGCGGCTCGGCTGGAGTTTTACAGTCAACCACACCGATCGGCTGGCGTCCGACGCGCTGGTGCGCCTGCATATGGCAATGACGGCCGATGGCGGCTATGCCGGTAGCGGTCGTACCGGTCAGCCTGGAAAGGCGGTCGGCGCATGA
- a CDS encoding DUF4159 domain-containing protein: MSWLPLSFGAPMVLWGLLALPVIWWLLRLTPPKPQAEIFPPLKILARVLKREETPHQSPWWLTLLRLLMAGLIVAALAEPVFNPREKLPAEGAALALVIDNDWASAADWNKRVATAERLIKDAGSNGVPVIIAFTAEKPNAEIGPFDAAAALDRLRAAKPRPIPTDRPAVYARVAGVLETLRGASVAVLADGLAAKGDEAAFKTLLSKNAARVVWATADRLSLTGLTAADNQVDGFALTAIRVPGDPAPAQVTAGAFDDKGRRIADATLTFAPGEATATSTMAVPFELRNDFASIALDGERQAGAVRVLDESSKRRRVGLLSQAEADQAQPLLSPLYYIRRALQPFADLVEPSSADLADAIPQILDQKPAMIIMADIGTIPAQVRQRLVDWVDNGGTLVRFAGSRLAAAGNDDDLLPVRLRTGERSLGGALSWTSPQPVTEFPKAGPFADLAPPTEVTVSRQVLAEPTPDIVERTWAALADGTPLVTGLKKGKGTLVLFHVTPEATWSNLPISGSFVEMLRRIVQLSRNQGAAIANAEAAATSLAPYRMIAADGSLVPPTPDARPLVPGAGVPVTFENPPGLYGSETGVFAHNLLDAASTFVPLARPQFTVPVTTIQYAFDESRNLKGSLVIAALVLMLLDTLAVFWMGGLFSRRRRRAGAVATTAAVLIALGALFGHADFARADDAKPGDEAAISAISKTRIAYVLTGVPGDDSISRAGLEGLTRFLIEKTALEPGAPAGVDIAKDELSFYPLIYWPIDPAAPMPSQAAIARIDAYMQQGGTVLFDTRDQFANGIGADSTSPATERLRDILGNLNVPPLEPVPSDHVLTKSFFILPEFPGRFAGSPLWVEASLDASNADNRPVRTGDGVSPIMITANDFAGAWAVDENGDPLLPTVPADPMQRVYALRAGVNIMMYMLTGNYKSDQVHVPILLERLGQ, encoded by the coding sequence ATGAGCTGGCTGCCGCTCTCCTTTGGCGCTCCCATGGTGCTGTGGGGCCTGCTGGCGCTGCCGGTGATCTGGTGGCTGCTCAGGCTGACCCCGCCCAAGCCGCAGGCCGAGATCTTCCCGCCGCTGAAGATCCTGGCGCGCGTCTTGAAGCGCGAGGAGACGCCGCATCAAAGCCCCTGGTGGCTGACGCTGCTCAGGCTGCTGATGGCGGGCCTCATCGTCGCCGCCCTTGCCGAACCGGTCTTCAACCCGCGCGAAAAACTACCGGCCGAGGGTGCAGCCCTTGCGCTGGTCATCGACAATGACTGGGCAAGTGCTGCCGACTGGAACAAGCGCGTCGCTACCGCCGAGCGGCTGATCAAGGATGCCGGCTCGAACGGCGTGCCGGTCATCATCGCGTTCACCGCCGAAAAACCCAATGCGGAGATCGGTCCCTTCGATGCCGCCGCCGCACTCGACCGGTTGCGCGCCGCCAAGCCGCGCCCGATCCCGACCGACCGGCCCGCCGTCTATGCCCGCGTCGCCGGCGTGCTGGAGACCTTGCGCGGCGCCAGCGTCGCCGTGTTGGCCGATGGCCTCGCGGCCAAAGGCGACGAGGCCGCTTTCAAAACGCTGTTGTCGAAGAATGCGGCACGCGTGGTTTGGGCTACCGCCGATCGGCTTTCGCTGACCGGCCTCACCGCCGCCGACAACCAGGTCGACGGTTTTGCGCTTACCGCCATCCGCGTGCCGGGCGATCCGGCGCCGGCACAGGTCACCGCCGGCGCCTTCGACGACAAGGGCCGCCGCATCGCCGATGCGACGCTGACCTTCGCGCCCGGCGAAGCCACCGCCACCAGCACCATGGCGGTGCCGTTCGAGCTGCGCAACGACTTTGCCTCGATTGCCCTCGACGGCGAACGCCAGGCGGGTGCGGTGCGCGTGCTCGACGAAAGCTCCAAGCGCCGCCGCGTCGGATTGCTGTCGCAGGCCGAGGCCGACCAGGCGCAGCCGCTTCTGTCGCCGCTCTACTACATCAGGCGCGCGCTGCAGCCCTTCGCCGATCTGGTCGAACCCTCCAGCGCCGACCTCGCCGACGCCATCCCGCAGATCCTCGACCAGAAGCCGGCGATGATCATCATGGCCGACATCGGCACCATTCCGGCGCAGGTTCGACAGCGGTTGGTCGACTGGGTCGACAATGGCGGGACGCTTGTGCGTTTCGCCGGCTCGCGGCTGGCCGCCGCCGGCAATGACGACGATCTGCTGCCGGTTCGCCTGCGCACCGGCGAACGTTCGCTCGGCGGCGCGCTGTCCTGGACCTCGCCGCAGCCGGTCACCGAATTCCCCAAGGCCGGTCCCTTCGCCGATCTGGCGCCGCCCACGGAAGTTACCGTGAGCAGGCAGGTGCTGGCCGAACCGACGCCCGATATCGTCGAGCGCACCTGGGCCGCGCTCGCCGATGGCACGCCACTGGTCACCGGGCTGAAGAAAGGCAAGGGCACGCTGGTGCTGTTCCATGTCACGCCCGAAGCGACCTGGTCGAACCTGCCGATCTCGGGCAGCTTCGTCGAGATGCTGCGCCGCATCGTGCAGCTGTCGCGCAACCAGGGCGCGGCGATCGCCAATGCCGAAGCCGCCGCCACGTCGCTGGCACCCTACCGCATGATCGCGGCCGACGGCTCGCTGGTGCCGCCGACGCCGGATGCACGGCCGCTGGTGCCGGGCGCCGGCGTGCCGGTGACCTTCGAGAACCCGCCCGGCCTCTACGGCTCGGAAACCGGCGTCTTCGCCCACAATTTGCTGGACGCCGCAAGCACGTTCGTGCCGCTGGCGCGCCCGCAATTCACGGTTCCGGTCACCACGATCCAGTACGCCTTCGATGAATCCCGCAATCTGAAAGGTTCGCTGGTCATCGCCGCCCTGGTGCTGATGCTGCTCGACACGCTGGCGGTGTTCTGGATGGGCGGCCTGTTCTCGCGCCGGCGGCGCCGTGCCGGCGCCGTGGCCACCACCGCGGCTGTCCTGATCGCGCTTGGCGCATTGTTCGGCCATGCCGATTTCGCCCGCGCCGACGATGCCAAGCCGGGCGACGAGGCGGCCATCTCTGCGATTTCGAAGACCCGCATCGCCTATGTGCTGACCGGCGTGCCGGGCGACGATTCGATCAGCCGCGCCGGGCTCGAGGGCCTGACCCGCTTCCTGATCGAGAAGACCGCGCTGGAACCGGGCGCGCCTGCCGGCGTCGACATCGCGAAGGACGAACTGTCCTTCTATCCTCTGATCTATTGGCCGATCGATCCGGCCGCGCCGATGCCGAGCCAGGCCGCGATCGCCCGCATCGACGCCTATATGCAGCAGGGCGGCACGGTGCTGTTCGACACGCGCGACCAGTTCGCCAACGGCATCGGCGCCGATTCCACCAGCCCGGCGACCGAGCGGCTGCGCGACATCCTCGGCAACCTCAACGTGCCGCCGCTGGAGCCGGTGCCGTCGGACCACGTGCTGACCAAGTCCTTCTTCATCCTGCCGGAGTTCCCCGGCCGCTTCGCCGGCAGCCCGCTCTGGGTCGAGGCCTCGCTCGACGCCAGCAATGCCGACAACCGGCCGGTGCGCACCGGCGACGGCGTCTCGCCGATCATGATCACTGCCAATGATTTCGCCGGCGCCTGGGCGGTCGACGAGAATGGCGACCCACTGCTGCCGACGGTGCCAGCCGACCCGATGCAGCGCGTCTACGCGCTGCGTGCCGGCGTCAACATCATGATGTATATGCTGACCGGCAACTACAAATCCGACCAGGTGCATGTCCCCATTCTGCTCGAACGGCTGGGGCAGTAA
- a CDS encoding membrane protein → MNWSISFEPLISWPLLALVLVPLALLALIGLWFRQRGGVLRFVALLALAAALFNPVFLNEEREPLKSVVALIVDRSQSQDIGDRTRQTDEALAGLQQRLGRFKQFDVRVVEAGKSDAAEERTETRLFGALEGAFRDVPPSRIGGAIMITDGEVHDAPPGAPDFNAPLHALITGNDHEKDRRIRFENAPRFGIVGKPLDMTYRVISTENEAGPVDVRVSVNGEQVSVEHATVGQAMPLQVTIPGAGRNIIELAIDREPSELTDTNNRAIALVDGIRENLRVLLVSGEPHAGERTWRNLLKSDASVDLVHFTILRPPEKQDGTPINELSLIAFPTRELFVEKIKDFDLIIFDRYQHRDVLPILYYDYISEYVEKGGALLIAAGPEYAGEASIARTPLMSALPAMPTGEVVEKAFYPRLTDLGQRHPVTRGLDGSSTEPPHWSRWFRTIGVQNPQGEVVMKGADNRPLLLLDRKGEGRVGMLLSDQGWLWARGFEGGGPHVQLYRRIAHWLMKEPELEEERLTADGRGMVLEIRRQTMADDPGPAQIITPSGKTVTVKLDKSEPGVFLGSVQTSEIGLFQVANGDLTALAHVGPVNAPEFADVISTENRLKAPAEATGGGVRRLASSTALGSDVTLPSIVPVRSSGEASGSDWIGLRPTDDSVLKAVSRVPLFGGFLGLGLLLLAMGSMWYREGR, encoded by the coding sequence ATGAACTGGTCGATCTCCTTCGAACCGCTGATCTCCTGGCCGCTGCTGGCCCTCGTGCTGGTGCCGCTGGCGCTGCTGGCGCTTATCGGCCTGTGGTTTCGCCAGCGCGGCGGTGTCCTGCGCTTCGTCGCTTTGCTGGCGCTCGCAGCCGCCCTGTTCAATCCGGTGTTTCTCAACGAGGAGCGCGAGCCGCTGAAGAGCGTCGTCGCGCTGATCGTCGACCGCAGCCAGAGCCAGGACATCGGCGATCGCACCAGGCAGACCGACGAGGCGCTGGCCGGGCTGCAGCAGCGTCTAGGCCGCTTCAAGCAATTCGACGTCCGCGTCGTCGAGGCCGGCAAATCCGATGCCGCCGAGGAGCGTACCGAAACGCGGCTGTTCGGCGCGCTGGAAGGCGCCTTCCGCGACGTGCCGCCGTCTCGCATCGGCGGCGCCATCATGATCACCGATGGCGAGGTGCATGACGCGCCCCCGGGCGCGCCCGACTTCAACGCGCCGCTGCACGCCTTGATCACCGGCAACGATCACGAAAAGGACCGCCGCATCCGCTTCGAGAACGCGCCGCGTTTCGGCATCGTCGGCAAGCCGCTCGACATGACCTACCGCGTCATCTCGACGGAAAACGAGGCCGGCCCGGTCGACGTGCGCGTCTCGGTCAATGGCGAACAAGTCTCGGTCGAGCATGCCACCGTCGGCCAGGCCATGCCGCTGCAGGTGACCATTCCGGGCGCCGGGCGCAACATCATCGAACTCGCCATCGACCGCGAACCCAGCGAACTCACCGACACCAACAACCGCGCCATCGCGCTGGTCGACGGCATCCGCGAGAATTTGCGCGTGCTGCTCGTTTCGGGCGAACCGCATGCGGGCGAGCGCACCTGGCGCAATCTGTTGAAATCCGACGCCTCGGTCGATCTCGTCCACTTCACCATTCTGCGGCCGCCGGAAAAGCAGGACGGCACGCCGATCAACGAATTGTCGCTGATCGCCTTCCCGACGCGCGAACTGTTCGTCGAGAAGATCAAGGATTTCGACCTCATCATCTTCGACCGCTACCAGCACCGCGACGTGCTGCCGATCCTCTATTACGACTACATCTCCGAATATGTCGAAAAGGGCGGCGCCCTGCTCATCGCCGCCGGCCCCGAATATGCCGGCGAGGCTTCTATCGCGCGCACGCCGCTGATGTCGGCCCTGCCGGCCATGCCGACCGGCGAAGTGGTCGAAAAGGCCTTCTACCCGCGCCTCACCGATCTCGGCCAGCGTCATCCGGTGACGCGCGGCCTCGACGGTTCGAGCACCGAGCCACCGCACTGGAGCCGCTGGTTCCGCACCATAGGCGTGCAGAATCCGCAAGGCGAGGTGGTGATGAAGGGGGCCGACAACCGGCCGCTGCTGCTGCTCGACCGCAAGGGCGAAGGCCGTGTCGGCATGCTTCTGTCCGACCAGGGCTGGCTGTGGGCGCGCGGCTTCGAGGGCGGCGGTCCGCATGTCCAGCTCTACAGGCGCATCGCCCACTGGCTGATGAAGGAGCCGGAGCTCGAGGAAGAGCGGCTGACCGCCGACGGCCGCGGCATGGTGCTGGAGATCCGCCGCCAGACCATGGCCGACGATCCCGGCCCCGCACAGATCATCACCCCGTCGGGCAAGACGGTGACCGTCAAGCTCGATAAATCCGAGCCCGGCGTCTTCCTCGGCAGCGTCCAGACCAGCGAGATCGGCCTCTTCCAGGTCGCCAACGGCGATCTCACCGCGCTCGCCCATGTCGGACCGGTCAATGCGCCGGAATTCGCCGACGTCATCTCCACCGAAAACCGGCTGAAGGCGCCGGCGGAAGCCACCGGCGGCGGCGTGCGCCGGCTGGCGTCATCGACGGCCCTGGGCAGCGACGTGACCCTGCCGTCCATCGTGCCGGTGCGCTCGTCCGGCGAGGCCTCCGGCAGCGACTGGATCGGCCTGCGCCCCACCGACGACAGCGTGCTCAAGGCGGTGTCGCGCGTGCCGCTGTTCGGCGGCTTCCTCGGCCTCGGCCTGCTACTCCTGGCGATGGGCTCGATGTGGTACCGCGAGGGGCGGTGA
- the clpS gene encoding ATP-dependent Clp protease adapter ClpS — MPEITTKPRTKVKPQTERPKLYKVILINDDFTPREFVVTVLKGEFKLSEDQAHRIMITAHRRGVCVVAVFTKDVAETKATRATDAGKAKGYPLLFTTEPEE; from the coding sequence ATGCCAGAAATCACCACAAAACCGCGAACCAAGGTCAAGCCGCAGACCGAGCGGCCCAAGCTCTACAAGGTCATCCTCATCAATGACGATTTCACGCCGCGCGAATTCGTCGTCACGGTGCTGAAGGGCGAGTTCAAGCTCAGCGAGGACCAGGCGCACCGCATCATGATCACCGCACACCGGCGCGGCGTCTGCGTGGTCGCGGTCTTCACCAAGGATGTCGCCGAGACCAAGGCGACACGGGCCACCGACGCCGGCAAGGCCAAGGGCTACCCGCTGCTGTTCACGACCGAGCCGGAGGAGTGA
- a CDS encoding response regulator has product MKSDAHILIVDDDKGIRDLLQEFFQKRGLHTSVAADGTEMEAVLRRAQVDLIVLDVMLPGKSGLELCRDLRAQYSTPIIMLTAVTETTDRVVGLEMGADDYVPKPFDPRELLARIRAVLRRNGAAEPKRATAKQIYRFAGWTMDCSRRRLTAPDDVRVELTMAEFNLLQTFVKSAQRVLTRDQLIELSGGDSDYSFDRSIDILVSRLRRKMEDDPKTPKLILTVRSGGYQFLPETTSE; this is encoded by the coding sequence GTGAAATCCGACGCACACATACTGATCGTCGACGACGACAAGGGCATCCGCGACCTGCTTCAGGAATTCTTCCAGAAGCGGGGGCTGCACACTTCGGTTGCCGCGGACGGTACCGAGATGGAGGCCGTCCTGCGCCGCGCGCAGGTGGACCTCATCGTGCTCGACGTGATGTTGCCCGGCAAGAGCGGGCTGGAACTGTGCCGCGATCTGCGCGCCCAGTACTCGACGCCGATCATCATGCTGACCGCCGTCACCGAGACCACCGACCGCGTCGTCGGCCTGGAAATGGGCGCCGACGACTATGTGCCCAAGCCCTTCGATCCGCGCGAACTCCTGGCGCGCATCCGTGCCGTGCTGCGGCGCAATGGTGCCGCCGAGCCGAAGCGCGCCACCGCCAAGCAGATCTACCGTTTCGCCGGCTGGACGATGGACTGTTCGCGGCGCCGGCTGACGGCGCCCGACGATGTCAGGGTCGAGCTCACCATGGCCGAATTCAACCTGCTGCAGACCTTCGTCAAGAGCGCCCAGCGCGTGCTGACCCGCGACCAGCTCATCGAACTCTCCGGCGGCGACAGCGACTATTCCTTCGACCGCAGCATCGACATCCTGGTCAGCCGGCTGCGGCGCAAGATGGAAGATGACCCAAAAACGCCGAAACTGATCCTGACGGTGCGCAGCGGCGGCTACCAGTTCCTGCCCGAGACGACCTCCGAATGA